In Prescottella soli, a genomic segment contains:
- a CDS encoding TauD/TfdA dioxygenase family protein, producing the protein MTATSTPPAFHTSVAPRPTDPLAAFGPLVAPRLPESVEQRPYELFSLAPATPTIGAEITGLRLGGDLPDDVLAELLRALLEWKVLFFRDQDIDRTQHRAFAGRWGELEQHPFFKYTQPGQSDADVATLAKDAMAVGVENLWHNDVTWHEFPSFAAVLRAVEVPAVGGDTLWTDTGAAYDLLPEDIRARIDHLEAEHDWINSFGRGMPKDAVDMLRPHFPAVTHPVVRVIPETGRRVLFVNIGFTQRILGVSEAESNELLTMLYRHVQRPEFQVRLRWQPNTIAFWDNRACQHYAASDYYPARRVMDRISIVGDRPVGVPA; encoded by the coding sequence CTCGTCGCACCGCGTCTGCCGGAATCGGTCGAGCAGCGCCCCTACGAGTTGTTCTCGCTCGCACCGGCGACTCCCACGATCGGGGCGGAGATCACCGGTCTCCGCCTCGGCGGCGACCTGCCCGACGACGTGCTGGCCGAGTTGCTCCGGGCGCTGCTGGAGTGGAAGGTGCTGTTCTTCCGTGACCAGGACATCGACCGCACCCAGCATCGCGCCTTCGCCGGCCGGTGGGGCGAGCTCGAGCAGCACCCGTTCTTCAAGTACACCCAGCCCGGCCAGAGTGATGCCGACGTCGCGACCCTCGCGAAGGATGCCATGGCCGTCGGTGTCGAGAACCTGTGGCACAACGACGTGACATGGCACGAGTTTCCTTCATTCGCAGCAGTTCTCCGCGCAGTCGAGGTTCCGGCGGTCGGTGGCGACACTCTGTGGACGGACACCGGTGCGGCGTACGACCTTCTGCCGGAGGACATCCGGGCGCGGATCGACCATCTCGAGGCCGAGCACGACTGGATCAACTCGTTCGGTCGGGGCATGCCGAAGGACGCCGTCGACATGCTGCGGCCCCATTTCCCCGCGGTGACGCATCCCGTGGTGCGGGTGATCCCGGAGACGGGTCGGCGCGTGCTCTTCGTGAACATCGGCTTCACACAACGCATCCTGGGAGTGTCCGAAGCGGAGTCGAACGAGCTGCTGACGATGCTCTATCGCCATGTCCAGCGGCCCGAGTTCCAGGTGCGGCTGCGGTGGCAGCCGAACACGATCGCGTTCTGGGACAACCGAGCGTGCCAGCACTACGCCGCGAGCGACTACTACCCAGCCCGTCGGGTCATGGATCGCATCTCGATCGTCGGCGACAGGCCTGTCGGCGTCCCGGCCTGA